In the genome of Bacteroidales bacterium, one region contains:
- a CDS encoding TIGR04150 pseudo-rSAM protein produces the protein MKNYWLYLDPYTFLFERNGHSVIYNTISNQGRKFKNTEKVKAIVNQLNDSKNMYCVEITEADLKDSDLLDFVNYIHDTFSGDLVDSLSFPKKPVVFIPKFKINKTIEQLQETDFKLTSDDVLSYFNELSIYIGGGKPTSMLSGIPVYKQFDYNRDLGNNQLPLKTALSFISQIEYSPLGAINILGGNIFTYSELRDFAKGIEHIHAIKIFNTCYYDIPDNLTQFEFLSGEKARLKVLIDFPLNQEKLDHVISLIKSSKIQTQWLFAITSMEEFDEAERIIDVNGLDKAMIKPLYTGSNLPLFISNIYLDEEDILGTRLSRNDIFVKQVLNTYDFGKLILMADGKVYANANHEPIGLHDESVVGIILNEMNNKNSWRRIRDQKPCNNCVYQWLCPSPSNYELAIDKANLCSVIS, from the coding sequence ATGAAGAATTATTGGTTGTATCTGGATCCCTATACTTTTCTTTTTGAAAGGAATGGTCATAGCGTAATATATAACACAATCTCTAATCAAGGCAGAAAATTCAAAAACACCGAAAAGGTTAAAGCCATTGTAAACCAGTTGAATGATAGTAAAAACATGTACTGTGTGGAAATAACTGAAGCAGATTTAAAGGATTCTGATTTGCTTGATTTTGTGAATTACATACACGATACGTTCTCTGGCGATCTTGTTGATAGTTTATCATTTCCAAAGAAACCAGTAGTTTTTATTCCAAAATTCAAGATCAACAAAACTATTGAACAACTTCAAGAAACTGATTTTAAACTCACAAGTGATGACGTACTATCATATTTTAACGAGCTAAGCATTTATATTGGTGGTGGTAAGCCTACCTCTATGCTTTCGGGTATCCCTGTGTACAAACAGTTCGATTATAATAGAGATTTAGGAAACAACCAATTACCTCTAAAGACTGCTTTATCTTTTATTTCGCAAATAGAATATTCGCCGCTGGGAGCAATAAATATCCTTGGTGGAAATATTTTTACATATTCTGAATTACGAGATTTTGCAAAGGGTATAGAACATATTCATGCTATTAAAATATTTAACACTTGTTACTACGATATCCCCGATAATTTAACCCAGTTTGAATTCTTGTCGGGCGAAAAGGCAAGACTTAAAGTATTGATTGATTTCCCATTAAATCAAGAAAAGTTAGACCATGTTATTTCACTTATTAAATCATCAAAAATCCAAACTCAATGGCTATTCGCTATCACTTCAATGGAAGAATTTGATGAAGCTGAACGGATAATCGATGTAAACGGTTTGGATAAAGCAATGATTAAACCATTATATACAGGGAGTAACCTCCCACTCTTTATAAGCAACATTTATCTAGATGAGGAGGACATACTGGGTACGCGTTTAAGTCGCAATGATATTTTCGTAAAACAGGTATTAAACACTTACGATTTCGGAAAACTAATACTGATGGCAGATGGTAAGGTTTATGCTAATGCAAATCATGAACCCATTGGCTTACATGATGAATCCGTTGTAGGAATAATCCTTAATGAGATGAATAATAAAAATTCGTGGCGGAGAATACGAGATCAGAAACCTTGTAATAATTGTGTTTATCAATGGTTGTGCCCATCCCCCTCCAACTACGAACTAGCAATAGATAAGGCTAATTTATGTTCGGTTATTTCTTAA